The following proteins are co-located in the Chloroflexota bacterium genome:
- a CDS encoding PQQ-binding-like beta-propeller repeat protein, with the protein MKRNLITLALPLLLIALVGCAGRIATPEGWSGGVVGDDTLYIGTRAGDMRALDIESGDEIIAGFNLVGEEAQRGVYGTPVLRDDSLYFGGYDGVLYARFVPNLEKKWDEPIGSPIVGGPTLVDDIVLVGADNGRVYAFQQEADDQRRYSVSSLWTYQTGNKIWSSPIGVDGVVYATSLDKNLYAISLEDGTKLWQFTSDGAIASTPAYDAGTVYFGSFDSVFYAVDAADGSLRWKFEGAGSWYWGSPLVHRDTVYAPSLDGNLYALDKRTGELRWTLETEGPIVGSPAVIFDMIAIGSDDGRLHIARISDGNPVDSCNMRTEIRSSLAVSDDIVFLSAKDKTIRALRVKTNGNPDEEWVHNPEEEEPVLRGRVEDC; encoded by the coding sequence ATGAAAAGAAACCTGATAACACTCGCGCTGCCCTTGCTGCTCATCGCGCTGGTGGGCTGCGCCGGCCGCATCGCCACACCGGAAGGCTGGTCGGGCGGCGTGGTCGGCGACGATACGCTGTACATCGGCACGCGCGCCGGCGACATGCGCGCGCTGGACATCGAAAGCGGCGACGAAATCATTGCCGGCTTCAACCTTGTCGGGGAAGAAGCGCAGCGCGGCGTATATGGCACGCCCGTATTGCGCGACGACTCGCTGTACTTCGGCGGCTACGACGGCGTGCTTTACGCCCGCTTCGTGCCGAACCTTGAAAAGAAGTGGGACGAACCGATAGGCTCGCCCATCGTCGGCGGTCCCACACTCGTGGACGACATCGTGTTGGTCGGCGCGGACAACGGCCGTGTGTACGCATTCCAGCAGGAAGCGGACGACCAGCGGCGCTACAGCGTCTCCTCGCTGTGGACATACCAGACCGGCAACAAGATATGGTCGTCTCCTATCGGCGTTGACGGCGTGGTTTACGCCACATCGTTGGACAAGAACCTGTACGCCATTAGCCTCGAAGACGGCACGAAGCTCTGGCAGTTCACATCTGACGGCGCGATTGCATCGACACCGGCTTACGATGCAGGCACAGTGTACTTCGGCTCGTTCGACAGCGTCTTCTACGCGGTGGACGCCGCGGACGGCTCGCTGCGCTGGAAGTTTGAAGGCGCGGGAAGCTGGTACTGGGGCTCGCCGCTTGTTCACCGCGACACCGTTTACGCGCCATCGTTGGATGGCAATTTGTACGCGCTGGACAAGCGCACCGGCGAACTGCGCTGGACGCTCGAAACTGAGGGCCCCATTGTCGGGTCGCCAGCCGTCATTTTTGATATGATAGCCATAGGCTCTGACGATGGCAGGCTGCACATCGCGCGAATCAGCGACGGCAATCCGGTCGATTCGTGCAATATGCGCACCGAAATTCGCTCCTCGCTCGCGGTGAGCGACGACATCGTTTTCCTGAGCGCCAAGGACAAGACCATTCGCGCGCTGCGCGTCAAGACGAACGGCAACCCGGACGAAGAGTGGGTGCACAATCCCGAAGAGGAAGAACCCGTGTTGCGAGGCAGGGTCGAAGACTGCTGA
- a CDS encoding membrane protein insertase YidC has protein sequence MQFLQIFIDIWNVAIIQPMINSLVLLYSVFFLNFGLAIIAFTLIVRLILIPLTVRQSRQMMKMTALQPQLKELQEKHKDDRQTLSRRTMEVYKANGVNPIGCLGPLFIQFPIWIGLFQAVIQTLPSTPERLVGLSGHLYPWLPGVHDVIPINNAFLWLDLAQPDSLPVMPVLVGVSMWLMQKTTTLPSADPRQASTNRMMLWMMPIMFGFFTTTFPSGLALYWVVSNLVGMIIQGFVTGWGPLTDMLKFNRGESAPTPVPAGASASAVAPASPESEETPTNADDRNNGKNTRRGNRNRARPARRRSRRGGNRRR, from the coding sequence ATGCAGTTTCTCCAGATTTTCATAGACATATGGAACGTGGCTATCATCCAGCCGATGATAAACAGCCTCGTTTTGCTGTACAGCGTCTTCTTCCTGAACTTCGGTCTGGCGATCATCGCCTTCACGCTCATCGTGCGGCTGATACTCATCCCCCTGACGGTTCGCCAGAGCCGCCAGATGATGAAGATGACCGCGCTGCAGCCGCAGCTCAAGGAGCTGCAGGAAAAACACAAGGACGACAGGCAGACGCTTTCACGCCGCACGATGGAAGTCTATAAGGCGAACGGCGTAAATCCGATAGGCTGCCTTGGTCCGCTGTTCATCCAATTCCCCATCTGGATCGGCCTGTTTCAGGCGGTCATCCAGACGCTGCCATCCACGCCGGAGCGCCTTGTTGGGCTGTCCGGGCACTTGTACCCGTGGCTGCCCGGCGTGCACGATGTTATTCCCATAAACAACGCGTTCCTGTGGCTGGACTTGGCGCAGCCGGACTCGCTGCCCGTAATGCCGGTGCTTGTCGGCGTGTCCATGTGGCTGATGCAAAAGACGACCACCCTGCCGTCCGCGGACCCGCGCCAGGCATCCACGAACCGCATGATGCTGTGGATGATGCCGATAATGTTCGGCTTCTTCACCACGACATTCCCGAGCGGTCTCGCGCTCTACTGGGTCGTATCGAACCTAGTGGGAATGATAATACAGGGCTTCGTAACCGGCTGGGGCCCCCTAACAGATATGCTTAAGTTCAATCGTGGAGAATCGGCGCCGACGCCTGTACCAGCGGGGGCGTCCGCCTCCGCCGTCGCGCCGGCATCTCCCGAATCAGAGGAGACACCAACTAATGCGGACGATAGAAACAACGGGAAGAACACCCGAAGAGGCAATCGAAACCGCGCTAGACCAGCTAGGCGCAGGTCGCGACGAGGTGGAAATAGACGTCGTTAA
- a CDS encoding protein jag — protein MRTIETTGRTPEEAIETALDQLGAGRDEVEIDVVNEGRGGLLGIGSEPAVVRVTLAEPADEPAADDEPDNEPQPDALADFSALADDFDDDYDDEDDYDEDEETSEVVSVGYDVLSTLLGKMGVAADVYLREPYDGDEEGPVFEIEGEDSGLLIGTRGETLRALQFIVSFLVSRRMGERTNLMVDVEGYQQRRYDSVANLARRVAQRVAQRGRSIPLEPMPPNERRQVHMALADHADVVTESDGHGDRRKVVIHPK, from the coding sequence ATGCGGACGATAGAAACAACGGGAAGAACACCCGAAGAGGCAATCGAAACCGCGCTAGACCAGCTAGGCGCAGGTCGCGACGAGGTGGAAATAGACGTCGTTAACGAGGGCAGGGGAGGCTTGCTCGGCATCGGCAGCGAACCTGCGGTCGTGCGTGTTACGCTTGCGGAACCGGCAGACGAGCCAGCCGCAGACGACGAACCGGACAACGAGCCCCAGCCGGACGCGCTGGCAGATTTCTCGGCGCTGGCAGACGATTTCGACGACGACTACGATGATGAAGACGACTACGATGAAGACGAAGAGACATCCGAGGTAGTTAGCGTCGGCTACGATGTGCTGAGCACACTGCTAGGCAAGATGGGCGTCGCGGCGGACGTGTATCTCCGCGAGCCATACGACGGCGACGAAGAAGGCCCCGTCTTCGAGATAGAGGGCGAAGATTCCGGCTTGCTCATCGGCACGCGCGGCGAGACATTACGCGCGCTGCAATTCATCGTCAGCTTCCTGGTGAGCCGCAGGATGGGCGAGCGCACCAACCTGATGGTCGATGTCGAAGGCTACCAGCAGCGCCGCTACGACTCCGTGGCAAACCTAGCGCGCCGAGTAGCCCAGCGAGTAGCCCAGCGGGGTCGCTCCATCCCCCTAGAGCCAATGCCCCCCAACGAGCGCCGCCAAGTGCACATGGCGCTGGCAGACCACGCCGATGTAGTAACCGAAAGCGACGGGCACGGCGACCGCCGCAAGGTGGTAATACATCCGAAGTAG
- a CDS encoding AI-2E family transporter has protein sequence MLSRMRSTASPVLANFWLPELLAAWRRMMISNFRINRLVWLLLGAIVILLLMYQLKSALLPFIIGGALVYILDPFVTWLERRIPWMSDRPELKRVVFIAIIFIVAAILAIIALIAGIIATVNQVQAFIGDLPNLIEAARVTFESVSTEFVIDIPPELNSLVQSATQNIGNLVVEAGKRVASSTLGVLSQTVSLLLGLAMVPLILFYVLKDKGKIIEGALNTLTPGPRRHTENVLSILDDVFGSYIRGQLLLGLVVGLVVFVGLFLMSLLFAPNMTPYTPVLGIVAGVTELIPVIGPWLGAIPGIIVTLALAPHMIIPVILLYILVQLLENSLLVPRIQSDSLNLHPVMIIAALLVGSELAGLWGIILGPPLAAAARSVLLYFLSVWRTEAEDRVAETQPVDAPDEAPPSGLSDEATPSGEPAGD, from the coding sequence TTGCTATCAAGAATGCGCTCCACGGCGTCTCCCGTATTAGCGAACTTTTGGCTGCCGGAGTTGCTAGCTGCTTGGAGGCGCATGATGATTTCTAACTTTAGAATCAATCGCTTAGTGTGGTTGCTGCTCGGCGCGATCGTCATCCTCCTTCTCATGTACCAGCTCAAAAGCGCGCTGCTGCCCTTCATTATCGGCGGCGCGCTGGTGTACATCCTCGACCCATTTGTGACTTGGCTGGAACGCCGTATCCCTTGGATGTCAGATCGCCCTGAGCTTAAGCGCGTCGTCTTCATTGCGATCATCTTCATTGTCGCCGCTATCCTCGCCATCATCGCGCTCATAGCCGGCATCATTGCCACAGTTAATCAAGTGCAGGCGTTCATTGGAGACCTCCCCAACCTCATAGAGGCCGCTCGCGTTACATTCGAGAGTGTCAGTACCGAATTCGTGATAGACATTCCGCCGGAGCTGAACAGCCTCGTGCAGAGCGCCACTCAGAACATAGGCAATTTGGTAGTCGAAGCCGGCAAAAGAGTTGCATCAAGCACCCTGGGCGTTTTGTCTCAGACCGTTTCGCTCTTGCTCGGGCTCGCGATGGTGCCGCTGATTCTCTTCTATGTTCTCAAAGACAAAGGCAAGATAATCGAAGGCGCGCTGAACACGCTCACACCTGGTCCGAGAAGGCACACGGAGAACGTTCTCAGTATCCTCGACGACGTATTCGGCTCATACATACGGGGGCAACTCCTTCTTGGGCTGGTCGTAGGCTTAGTGGTGTTCGTCGGGTTGTTCCTGATGAGTCTGTTGTTCGCCCCCAATATGACACCCTATACGCCGGTGTTGGGAATAGTCGCCGGCGTAACTGAACTTATTCCGGTCATCGGTCCCTGGCTCGGCGCAATCCCCGGTATTATCGTTACACTTGCCTTAGCTCCCCATATGATAATTCCGGTAATTCTGCTCTATATCCTGGTACAGCTTCTGGAAAACTCCCTGCTTGTGCCGCGCATTCAGAGCGATTCACTTAACCTGCATCCCGTGATGATAATCGCCGCGCTGCTAGTGGGCAGCGAACTCGCCGGGCTATGGGGTATCATCCTAGGCCCGCCGCTCGCCGCCGCCGCCCGAAGCGTGCTGCTGTACTTCCTAAGTGTCTGGCGCACCGAAGCCGAAGACCGAGTAGCCGAAACGCAGCCGGTTGACGCTCCGGACGAAGCGCCGCCTTCCGGACTGTCTGATGAAGCCACGCCGAGTGGCGAACCGGCCGGGGATTAG